From the genome of Psychroserpens ponticola, one region includes:
- a CDS encoding DUF819 family protein: MDTTPLFTDDTIVFGLLMLSLGFVFLTESIKTGFWSKFYKIVPGLFMAYMIPAVLTTVGLISPEWQTVAENGDITEHSSSLYYVSSRYLLPAALVLMTLSIDLKAVFNLGWKALVMFFTGTVGIVIGGPIAILLIAMVSPETVGGADADAVWRGLSTLAGSWIGGGANQTAMLEIYGYNQKLYGGMVFVDIVVANIWMALILIGIGKRNRINKWLQADTSSIEELKEKMSTFSEKVKRNPSLTDIMIIGAIAFGTVSIAHLSSNFLAPLFDNLVAGIESPTTRNMFTFLGSKFFWMISIATIIAILLSNTKAKNYEGAGASKFGSVFIYILVASIGMKMDLMLIFDNLGLIAIGVVWMTIHALLLIGVAKLIKAPYFFLAVGSQANVGGAASAPIVASAFHPSLATVGVLLAVFGYAIGTIAAIGCTILMQIAAAS; encoded by the coding sequence ATGGATACGACACCTCTTTTTACAGATGACACAATTGTTTTTGGACTCCTAATGCTTTCATTAGGATTTGTATTTTTAACCGAATCTATAAAAACAGGTTTTTGGTCTAAATTTTACAAAATAGTGCCAGGTTTATTTATGGCATATATGATTCCTGCGGTATTGACAACAGTAGGATTAATTTCTCCTGAATGGCAGACTGTAGCAGAAAATGGAGACATTACTGAGCACAGTTCAAGTTTATACTATGTTTCAAGTCGTTATTTATTACCAGCTGCATTGGTATTAATGACCTTAAGTATCGATTTAAAAGCTGTCTTTAATTTAGGTTGGAAAGCACTTGTAATGTTTTTTACTGGAACCGTTGGAATTGTTATTGGAGGACCAATTGCCATTTTATTAATTGCTATGGTTTCTCCTGAAACTGTTGGTGGAGCTGATGCAGATGCGGTTTGGAGAGGGCTTTCAACACTTGCAGGAAGTTGGATTGGTGGTGGTGCCAACCAAACAGCTATGCTTGAGATTTATGGCTATAATCAAAAACTTTATGGCGGAATGGTATTCGTTGATATTGTCGTAGCAAATATATGGATGGCACTTATATTAATAGGAATAGGAAAACGCAACCGAATCAATAAATGGTTACAAGCAGATACTTCTTCTATTGAAGAACTAAAAGAAAAGATGTCTACATTTTCTGAAAAAGTAAAGCGAAATCCATCTCTTACTGACATTATGATTATTGGAGCTATAGCATTTGGAACGGTAAGTATTGCACATTTAAGTTCTAATTTTTTAGCACCACTATTTGATAATTTAGTCGCTGGAATAGAATCTCCAACAACGAGAAATATGTTTACATTCTTGGGATCAAAATTCTTTTGGATGATTAGTATTGCTACAATAATTGCAATCCTATTATCTAATACAAAAGCGAAAAATTATGAAGGTGCTGGTGCCAGTAAATTTGGGAGTGTATTTATTTATATTCTTGTAGCCTCTATTGGAATGAAAATGGACTTAATGCTCATTTTTGACAACTTAGGACTTATTGCTATTGGTGTGGTTTGGATGACCATACACGCATTGTTACTCATAGGTGTCGCAAAACTTATAAAAGCGCCTTATTTCTTTTTAGCTGTAGGTAGTCAGGCTAATGTTGGTGGCGCTGCTTCTGCTCCTATTGTCGCTTCAGCCTTTCATCCTTCACTAGCAACAGTAGGTGTTTTACTCGCTGTATTTGGCTATGCTATTGGAACTATTGCAGCAATTGGCTGTACAATTTTAATGCAAATAGCAGCAGCTAGCTAA
- a CDS encoding DUF885 domain-containing protein yields MKKIITLIVIAICFSACKKDKETIENTQTVNKTPKNDTFDLVLSNYYETSLKQNPLNATSAGDSRFNDRLPNFLSDDYAKQIKAFYQKYKTKMNSFSDNELSPSQQLSKEILNWECDIILQGLSFNEDLMPINQMWTLQLTIGQLASGSSSQPFNTIEDYKNWLKRIDGYLLWMNSAEEKMKEGIDRGYVLPESLIVKVLPQLKALTTANMDEHLFYNPIKNFPERFPEKDKAKLAELYESKIKNEIAPAYKKLYDFMSTTYLKHGRTTSGVSDLPNGLEYYSHQIKKYTTTSMTADEIHQLGLKEVARILSEMEAVKKQVGFEGDIIAFFDFVRTNKELMPYDNPKSVIDNFNEIHNTMKPQIEKLFDLKPRTAFEVRRTEAFREASASAEYNPGALDGSRPGIFYTPIPDAKTYNVFADEALFLHEAIPGHHFQISLQQENKDLPDFRKTLWYSSYGEGWALYCESLGKELGLYTDPYQYFGMLSMEMHRAIRLVVDTGIHTKGWSREKAIKYSLENEAESEASIISEIERYMANPGQALSYKIGQLKILELRAKAEKELGDKFDIAQFHNQVLESGCIPLALLETKIDNWIASIN; encoded by the coding sequence ATGAAAAAAATAATAACTCTTATTGTCATCGCAATTTGCTTTTCAGCATGCAAAAAAGATAAAGAAACTATAGAAAACACTCAAACTGTAAATAAAACACCAAAAAACGATACTTTCGACTTAGTATTAAGTAATTATTACGAAACAAGTTTAAAACAAAATCCTCTTAATGCTACTTCAGCTGGAGATTCTAGATTTAATGATCGTTTACCGAATTTTCTATCTGATGATTACGCCAAACAAATTAAAGCGTTTTACCAGAAATACAAAACCAAAATGAATTCGTTTAGTGATAACGAGTTATCTCCAAGTCAACAATTAAGTAAAGAAATTTTAAATTGGGAATGTGACATTATTCTTCAAGGTTTAAGTTTTAATGAAGATTTAATGCCTATCAACCAAATGTGGACGCTTCAATTAACAATTGGACAGTTGGCAAGTGGATCAAGTTCACAACCTTTTAACACAATTGAAGACTACAAAAATTGGCTAAAACGTATTGATGGTTACTTACTTTGGATGAATTCTGCTGAAGAAAAAATGAAAGAAGGGATTGATCGTGGTTATGTACTACCAGAATCTTTGATCGTAAAAGTGCTTCCGCAGTTAAAAGCATTAACCACTGCAAATATGGACGAGCATTTGTTTTATAATCCAATTAAAAACTTTCCTGAAAGATTTCCTGAAAAAGATAAAGCAAAGTTAGCCGAATTATACGAATCAAAAATCAAAAATGAAATTGCTCCTGCTTATAAAAAATTATATGATTTTATGAGTACAACATACTTAAAACATGGACGTACAACTAGTGGAGTTTCTGACCTGCCAAATGGACTTGAATACTATAGTCATCAAATAAAAAAATACACAACAACTTCTATGACTGCCGATGAAATTCATCAGTTAGGCTTAAAAGAAGTCGCTCGTATTTTATCTGAAATGGAAGCTGTTAAAAAACAAGTTGGTTTTGAAGGTGATATCATCGCTTTTTTCGATTTTGTGAGAACCAATAAAGAGTTGATGCCTTATGACAATCCCAAAAGCGTTATTGACAATTTTAATGAAATTCATAACACAATGAAACCTCAAATTGAAAAGCTTTTTGATTTAAAACCTAGAACAGCTTTTGAAGTACGACGTACTGAAGCTTTTCGTGAAGCATCAGCAAGTGCAGAATATAATCCAGGTGCTTTAGATGGTTCTCGACCAGGTATATTTTATACACCAATTCCTGATGCCAAAACATACAACGTATTTGCCGATGAAGCTTTGTTTTTACATGAAGCCATTCCTGGACATCACTTTCAAATTTCATTACAGCAAGAAAATAAAGACTTGCCAGACTTCAGAAAAACACTTTGGTATAGTTCTTATGGAGAAGGTTGGGCATTATACTGTGAGTCTTTAGGAAAAGAGTTAGGTTTATACACAGATCCATATCAGTATTTTGGAATGTTAAGTATGGAAATGCATCGTGCTATTCGATTAGTTGTTGATACAGGAATTCATACTAAAGGATGGTCTCGTGAAAAAGCCATTAAATATTCGCTTGAAAATGAAGCTGAAAGTGAAGCAAGCATCATTTCCGAAATTGAACGTTATATGGCAAATCCAGGACAAGCCTTATCGTATAAAATTGGTCAGCTTAAAATATTAGAATTACGTGCTAAAGCTGAAAAAGAATTAGGTGATAAGTTTGATATTGCTCAATTTCACAATCAAGTACTAGAATCGGGTTGTATTCCTCTAGCATTATTAGAAACTAAAATAGACAATTGGATTGCATCAATTAACTAA
- a CDS encoding type I phosphomannose isomerase catalytic subunit, which produces MKHKLYPIKFRPILKEKIWGGEKLNNILNKDSNLTNIGESWEISDVEGDTSIVTNGHLKGQTLKDLLETYKAELLGEKNYQTFGNKFPLLIKFIDAKEDLSIQLHPNDELAAKRHNSFGKTEMWYVMQADKDANLIVGFNQEMTPEKYLKHLEDKTLTQILNFDKVKTGDTYFIEVGRVHAIGAGVLLAEIQQTSDITYRVYDWDRVDDEGNERELHNDLAIEAFNFEMEDNFRVDYKTDKNTSNEMVACPYFTTSFLQVTDSILKINTKDSFFIYICVEGEMMIETEHASEFIKQGESILIPAGIETYKITSTNAKLLEVYV; this is translated from the coding sequence ATGAAACACAAATTATATCCAATCAAATTCAGACCTATTTTAAAAGAAAAAATTTGGGGAGGCGAAAAGCTTAATAACATACTGAATAAAGATTCTAACCTAACTAACATAGGAGAGAGTTGGGAAATTAGTGATGTAGAAGGAGACACATCTATTGTTACAAATGGCCATCTAAAAGGTCAGACTCTTAAAGATCTTTTAGAAACTTATAAAGCTGAATTGCTTGGTGAAAAAAATTATCAAACTTTCGGAAATAAATTTCCGTTATTGATTAAATTCATTGATGCTAAAGAAGATTTATCCATTCAATTACATCCTAATGATGAATTGGCAGCAAAGCGTCACAATTCCTTTGGAAAAACTGAAATGTGGTATGTTATGCAGGCTGATAAAGATGCAAATCTGATCGTTGGTTTTAATCAAGAGATGACTCCGGAAAAGTACCTGAAACATTTGGAGGATAAAACGCTGACTCAAATTTTAAATTTTGATAAAGTAAAAACTGGAGATACTTATTTTATTGAAGTTGGTAGAGTTCATGCTATTGGAGCTGGAGTTTTACTTGCTGAAATTCAACAAACTAGTGATATTACCTATAGAGTTTACGATTGGGATCGTGTTGATGATGAAGGAAATGAACGCGAACTACATAATGATTTAGCAATAGAGGCTTTCAATTTTGAAATGGAAGATAATTTTAGAGTCGATTATAAAACCGATAAAAATACTTCAAATGAAATGGTGGCTTGTCCATATTTTACGACAAGTTTTCTTCAGGTTACCGATTCAATTTTAAAAATAAACACTAAAGATTCATTTTTTATTTACATATGTGTTGAAGGAGAAATGATGATTGAAACTGAACATGCTTCAGAATTTATAAAACAAGGTGAATCCATTTTAATTCCAGCAGGAATAGAAACCTATAAAATAACGTCTACGAATGCAAAACTATTAGAAGTTTATGTTTAA
- a CDS encoding Arc family DNA binding domain-containing protein, whose protein sequence is MAKKKAFALRINEDMIKAIEKWAADEFRSTNGQIEWMLMQYLKEKNRLPKPKNKNESDS, encoded by the coding sequence ATGGCAAAAAAGAAAGCGTTCGCATTACGAATTAATGAAGACATGATCAAGGCAATTGAGAAATGGGCTGCTGACGAATTCAGAAGTACCAATGGTCAAATTGAGTGGATGCTAATGCAATACCTTAAAGAAAAGAACAGACTACCTAAACCAAAAAATAAAAATGAAAGCGACTCTTAA
- a CDS encoding DUF4369 domain-containing protein: protein MKYILGAVLLSFLMVSCAKEEPHNFKLKGYVKGLKKGTVYLQKQQDSLLITLDSLEIKGDSNFELHTDLEEPEILTLKLDKNDDKENWVSFFADTGVTEIRSTRKLFNFNSVIIGSKQQEVLEEYLSTISILYNRNLDVLESNFNTNSSTTFNEQQQKSLKQKYSYTIQFALNNRNSEVAPYLAVYEIPNTTVRYLDTIYKTLTPPIKASKYGKLLKETIDLRSSEAHN from the coding sequence ATGAAGTATATTCTAGGTGCTGTATTACTTAGCTTTTTAATGGTTTCTTGTGCAAAAGAAGAACCGCACAATTTCAAACTCAAAGGGTATGTTAAAGGTTTAAAAAAAGGAACCGTTTATTTACAAAAACAACAAGATTCTCTTTTAATTACATTAGATTCTCTTGAAATAAAAGGCGATTCAAATTTTGAATTACACACCGATTTAGAAGAACCTGAAATATTAACACTAAAATTAGACAAAAATGATGATAAGGAAAACTGGGTGTCATTTTTTGCAGATACTGGTGTTACTGAAATAAGATCTACTAGAAAGTTATTTAATTTTAATTCTGTAATTATTGGCTCTAAACAACAAGAGGTTCTTGAAGAGTATTTATCTACAATCTCAATACTATATAATAGAAATTTAGATGTATTAGAATCTAATTTTAATACCAACAGTAGTACAACTTTTAATGAACAACAACAAAAATCATTAAAGCAAAAATACTCCTATACAATTCAATTTGCATTAAATAACCGCAATAGTGAAGTCGCTCCTTATTTAGCTGTTTATGAAATACCAAACACGACGGTTCGCTATTTAGATACCATATACAAAACATTAACGCCTCCTATCAAAGCATCTAAATATGGTAAACTACTGAAAGAAACTATAGATCTTAGGTCATCAGAAGCGCATAACTAA
- a CDS encoding SPFH domain-containing protein — protein MKEEKIIVPANGYLMLFVFLIIFFGSIISAIATQSPEFIMIIPIAIIIAPGFIMVQPNGSRVLLLFGKYVGTVKKNGFYWVNPFYTKKKISLRASNFDSERLKVNDKLGNPIMISTILVWRVKNTYKAAFDVDNYENFVRVQTDAAVRKLASMYPYDNFADEGVDEDITLRSSVNEVSTALEKEIDERLSIAGIEVLEARIGYLAYAQEIANAMLKRQQATAIVAARHKIVEGAVSMVEMAIEQLNKKEVVNLDEERKAAMVSNLMVVLCGDKDASPVLNTGTLSH, from the coding sequence ATGAAAGAAGAAAAAATAATAGTTCCAGCAAATGGTTACCTAATGCTATTTGTATTTCTTATCATATTTTTTGGGTCAATCATTTCAGCTATTGCAACCCAAAGTCCAGAGTTTATAATGATAATCCCAATTGCAATCATAATTGCGCCAGGGTTTATAATGGTGCAACCCAATGGATCTAGAGTTTTATTACTTTTTGGAAAGTATGTTGGTACTGTAAAAAAGAATGGTTTCTATTGGGTAAACCCATTTTATACTAAAAAGAAAATATCACTAAGAGCAAGTAATTTTGACAGTGAACGTTTAAAAGTAAATGACAAACTTGGTAATCCTATTATGATAAGTACCATTTTAGTTTGGCGAGTTAAAAACACATATAAAGCTGCTTTTGATGTAGATAATTACGAAAATTTCGTTCGTGTGCAAACAGATGCTGCAGTTAGAAAGTTAGCAAGTATGTATCCATACGACAATTTTGCAGATGAAGGTGTAGATGAAGATATCACGTTACGTTCTAGTGTAAATGAAGTGAGTACAGCTCTTGAAAAAGAAATAGATGAGCGTTTATCAATTGCAGGTATTGAAGTACTTGAAGCTCGTATTGGTTATTTAGCTTATGCTCAAGAAATAGCAAATGCAATGCTTAAGCGTCAACAAGCTACTGCTATAGTAGCAGCAAGGCATAAAATTGTTGAAGGCGCAGTGAGTATGGTTGAAATGGCAATAGAACAATTAAACAAGAAGGAAGTTGTAAATTTAGATGAAGAACGAAAAGCCGCTATGGTTAGTAATTTAATGGTCGTACTATGTGGAGATAAAGATGCATCACCTGTTCTTAATACTGGTACATTAAGTCACTAA
- a CDS encoding alpha/beta hydrolase: MKPIIKYIIVLFTIVSFGQDINFTTQNLSINKHIDGTLLMPNKLNATTLAILIADSGPTDRDGNQNFQKNNVLKKLAEGLSNQNIATFRYDKRIVKQIRKGNVDPNISFVDFVNDAIAVIDYFKSQNSYSKIIIIGHGQGSLVGLVASKVNVDQFISLAGSGKSIDNVIIDQIAQMDPALIKDTKLAFESLKKGQLTKDYPQALSGIFSSDVQPFIMSWMQYNPQELIKNLEIPTLIINGTKDLQVPVSEAELLKNASPDATFKLISNMNHVLFIIDGKELENSKSYNESFRTISSELITELITFIRN, translated from the coding sequence ATGAAACCAATTATTAAATATATAATAGTGCTTTTTACAATAGTAAGTTTTGGTCAGGATATAAATTTCACTACTCAAAATTTATCGATTAATAAGCATATAGATGGCACTCTATTAATGCCAAATAAGCTTAACGCTACTACTCTTGCTATTTTAATTGCAGATTCTGGTCCAACAGATAGAGATGGCAATCAAAATTTTCAGAAAAATAATGTTTTAAAAAAACTAGCCGAAGGTTTATCAAATCAAAATATTGCTACGTTTAGATATGATAAGCGAATTGTAAAGCAAATAAGAAAAGGAAATGTAGATCCAAATATCTCGTTTGTTGATTTTGTTAACGATGCCATAGCAGTCATAGATTATTTCAAATCACAAAACAGTTATTCCAAAATAATCATTATTGGTCATGGTCAAGGTAGTTTGGTTGGTTTAGTAGCTTCAAAAGTTAATGTTGATCAATTTATCTCATTAGCAGGTTCTGGTAAATCTATAGACAATGTCATCATTGATCAAATTGCACAAATGGATCCTGCGCTTATAAAAGACACTAAACTTGCTTTCGAATCTCTAAAAAAAGGACAACTCACAAAAGATTACCCTCAAGCCTTAAGTGGAATATTTAGTTCAGATGTGCAACCTTTTATTATGAGTTGGATGCAATACAATCCTCAAGAGTTAATTAAAAATCTAGAAATTCCAACACTTATAATCAATGGCACTAAAGATTTACAAGTACCCGTTTCAGAAGCTGAACTTTTAAAAAACGCATCTCCAGATGCTACATTTAAACTAATTAGTAATATGAATCACGTTCTATTCATTATAGATGGAAAAGAACTAGAAAACTCAAAATCTTACAACGAATCTTTTAGAACAATATCAAGTGAATTAATTACCGAGCTTATTACATTTATTAGAAACTAG
- a CDS encoding 6-pyruvoyl trahydropterin synthase family protein gives MRVTVSRKAHFNAAHRLYRKDWSFEKNDDIFGKCNNPNFHGHNYELIVSVTGEIDKETGYVIDIKVLKEIIKSEVEDALDHKNLNIEVSEFKDLNPTAENIVVVIYNKIKPKLNSDFDLEITLFETPRNFVTYSGK, from the coding sequence ATGAGAGTAACTGTAAGTAGAAAAGCTCATTTTAATGCTGCACATCGTTTGTATCGTAAAGACTGGAGTTTTGAAAAAAATGATGACATCTTCGGAAAATGTAATAATCCAAACTTTCATGGTCATAACTATGAACTTATTGTTAGTGTTACAGGTGAAATCGACAAGGAAACGGGTTATGTTATCGATATAAAGGTTCTAAAGGAAATCATTAAATCTGAAGTTGAAGATGCTTTAGATCATAAAAATTTAAATATTGAAGTCTCAGAATTTAAAGACCTAAATCCTACTGCAGAAAATATTGTCGTAGTGATTTACAATAAAATTAAGCCAAAACTAAATTCAGATTTTGATTTAGAAATCACGCTTTTTGAAACACCTCGTAATTTTGTAACATACTCAGGGAAATGA
- a CDS encoding peptidase associated/transthyretin-like domain-containing protein has product MHQLTKYFTGFIACIVASGFAQTKVISSETNYPVSYATISFGSGQGIFADDEGYFFFTKKLYPDVDSLYISALGFKEKVIATVNLPKTIFLDIETNALDEVIITTTVNRKFKTQTQKPYLDDDYYKCWLPTIESEIAVFFPNDDDKLKKITSILFPITLESRDWKKRKRSNADKRAFSTLFKVTFYNNDNGFPGEPLTYSNIVFRATEKNGDEFKLNVTEHDLIIPENGFFVSLQVLGYTDAKGKLLPNKKYKEIKGKNGTVKIPTNFRPLLPFTDEIEDYRTYIKRVFINGNSWVQFKKGNGIESGLLRTNLNNYGIGMTYNVYKDE; this is encoded by the coding sequence TTGCATCAATTAACTAAATATTTCACAGGATTCATAGCCTGTATCGTTGCTAGTGGTTTTGCGCAAACTAAAGTGATTAGTAGCGAAACAAATTATCCTGTTTCGTATGCTACCATTTCATTTGGTAGTGGTCAGGGTATTTTTGCAGATGATGAAGGCTATTTCTTTTTTACAAAAAAATTATATCCAGATGTAGATTCACTATATATTTCGGCATTGGGATTTAAAGAAAAAGTAATCGCAACCGTAAACCTTCCTAAAACTATTTTTTTAGATATAGAAACGAATGCTTTAGACGAAGTTATTATTACAACTACAGTAAACCGTAAATTTAAAACACAAACGCAAAAACCATATTTAGATGACGACTATTACAAGTGTTGGCTTCCAACTATTGAAAGTGAAATAGCTGTATTTTTTCCTAATGACGACGATAAACTAAAAAAGATTACATCCATCTTATTTCCTATAACATTAGAGTCACGTGATTGGAAAAAACGAAAACGCAGTAATGCAGACAAAAGAGCCTTCTCAACGTTGTTTAAAGTAACATTTTATAATAACGACAATGGGTTTCCAGGCGAACCACTCACCTACTCAAATATTGTTTTTAGAGCTACAGAAAAAAATGGAGATGAATTTAAGCTCAATGTTACAGAACATGATTTAATAATTCCAGAAAACGGCTTTTTCGTATCGCTTCAAGTTCTTGGTTATACAGATGCAAAAGGGAAACTCTTACCTAACAAAAAATACAAAGAAATAAAAGGCAAAAATGGTACTGTAAAAATACCTACTAATTTTAGACCTTTATTACCTTTTACTGATGAGATTGAAGATTATCGCACGTATATTAAACGTGTTTTTATTAATGGTAATAGTTGGGTTCAATTTAAAAAAGGAAATGGTATAGAATCGGGCTTACTTCGTACAAATCTAAATAATTATGGCATTGGCATGACTTATAATGTCTATAAAGATGAATAA
- a CDS encoding alpha-ketoglutarate-dependent dioxygenase AlkB family protein codes for MDLFSEEKTVLKLPNAELIYIPNFLNQHKANYFFEYLKLNVAWQHDDITIFGKTYKQPRLTALYAENNASYSYSNITMYPKPFTSEVLEIKHYIEKESRHKFTSALINLYRDGNDSNGWHADNEKELGENPIIASLSLGEARPFHFKHRNLKEERHKIILEHGSLLIMKGAMQHHWLHQIAKTKKAIGVRINLTFRKVETI; via the coding sequence ATGGACTTATTTTCTGAAGAAAAAACGGTTTTAAAACTACCTAATGCGGAACTTATTTATATTCCGAATTTTCTAAATCAGCATAAAGCTAATTATTTTTTTGAGTATTTAAAACTAAATGTAGCTTGGCAACATGACGATATTACAATTTTCGGAAAGACCTACAAACAACCAAGACTAACAGCTCTATATGCCGAAAATAACGCCTCGTATTCCTATTCTAATATTACAATGTATCCAAAACCTTTTACTTCAGAAGTATTAGAAATAAAACATTATATTGAAAAAGAATCACGACATAAATTTACGTCGGCATTGATTAATTTATATAGAGATGGAAATGATAGTAACGGATGGCATGCTGATAATGAAAAAGAATTAGGGGAAAATCCAATAATTGCATCATTAAGCTTAGGTGAAGCAAGACCATTTCATTTTAAACATCGAAATCTAAAAGAAGAACGTCATAAAATAATATTAGAACACGGAAGCCTTTTAATTATGAAAGGTGCAATGCAGCATCATTGGTTGCATCAAATTGCGAAAACAAAAAAAGCTATTGGAGTACGGATTAATTTAACTTTTAGAAAAGTAGAAACGATATAA
- a CDS encoding M15 family metallopeptidase: MKFKITIISLILLWFSFGSQESNELPEGFVYAKNVIPDLNIELRYFTTNNFVGDTIDGYKANKLIITAEAVQALQKVQHDLQQQNLCLKVYDGYRPQRAVNHFMRWAKDLNDTINKQEFYPNVEKRYLFREEYIATRSGHSRGSTLDLTIINGITNEPLDMGSPYDFFGKESWVNHDQLSKEQKANRQLLQDVMLKHNFRNYAKEWWHFTLRWEPFPKTYFDFEVE, encoded by the coding sequence ATGAAATTCAAAATTACAATTATATCATTGATCTTGCTTTGGTTTTCATTTGGTTCTCAAGAATCAAATGAGCTTCCAGAAGGATTTGTGTATGCAAAAAATGTCATTCCAGATTTAAATATAGAGCTGCGTTATTTTACTACTAATAATTTTGTTGGTGATACAATAGATGGTTACAAGGCAAACAAATTAATTATTACAGCTGAGGCCGTTCAGGCACTTCAAAAAGTGCAGCATGATTTGCAACAACAGAATTTATGCTTAAAAGTATACGATGGTTATAGGCCACAACGAGCAGTTAATCATTTTATGCGTTGGGCTAAAGATTTAAATGACACCATTAATAAACAAGAATTCTATCCAAATGTTGAAAAGCGTTATTTGTTTAGAGAAGAATATATAGCCACACGTTCTGGTCATAGTAGAGGAAGTACTTTAGATTTGACAATTATTAATGGCATTACAAATGAACCTTTAGATATGGGAAGTCCGTATGATTTCTTCGGAAAAGAATCTTGGGTAAATCATGATCAATTATCTAAAGAGCAGAAGGCTAACAGGCAATTACTGCAAGACGTTATGCTGAAACATAATTTCAGAAATTATGCTAAAGAATGGTGGCATTTCACGTTACGTTGGGAGCCTTTTCCTAAAACCTATTTTGATTTTGAAGTTGAATAA
- a CDS encoding FKBP-type peptidyl-prolyl cis-trans isomerase, translated as MKKSALLVIITLLLTSCGNDKKHNHNRNIVLNDTITTPSGLKYIFIKEGFGQKIEDGSKVKAFTELYINDNPEIFWSTAGEKDSVFAFIHGKTTLIKGFTELNSYLAEGDKVIAILPDSLAYGNKVKNGVPVGSTLIYSPYEVRYASKAKELLEDTLYNIASTVNSKAAIDFYETILNSDLKDKYHTDVEDLAELLLNLNKATLYKESEDLASYFLQKTDEDNMKQSFSFYKLLALESQGKFDEALNLVKPLATQVTNQEWWHNKMLELKTKVANDSIN; from the coding sequence ATGAAAAAATCAGCATTACTTGTAATAATCACCTTATTACTAACATCTTGCGGAAACGACAAAAAGCATAATCATAATAGAAATATTGTTTTAAACGATACGATTACAACACCAAGCGGACTTAAATACATTTTTATAAAGGAAGGTTTCGGACAAAAAATTGAAGATGGCTCAAAGGTAAAAGCGTTTACAGAATTATACATTAATGATAATCCTGAGATCTTTTGGTCAACAGCTGGTGAAAAAGATTCAGTGTTTGCTTTTATTCATGGTAAAACAACTCTAATTAAAGGATTTACTGAATTAAATAGCTACTTAGCCGAAGGTGATAAAGTCATTGCAATACTTCCAGATTCATTAGCTTATGGTAACAAAGTAAAAAATGGAGTGCCTGTAGGCTCTACACTAATCTATAGTCCATATGAAGTACGATATGCTTCAAAAGCTAAAGAACTTTTAGAAGACACACTCTACAACATTGCTTCTACTGTAAACTCAAAAGCAGCGATTGATTTTTATGAAACTATTTTAAATAGTGATCTTAAAGATAAGTACCATACAGATGTTGAAGATTTAGCAGAATTACTACTCAACCTTAATAAAGCCACTTTATATAAAGAATCTGAAGATTTAGCGAGTTACTTTTTGCAAAAAACAGATGAAGATAATATGAAACAAAGTTTTTCTTTTTACAAACTTCTTGCTCTAGAATCTCAAGGAAAATTTGATGAAGCACTAAACTTAGTTAAACCACTAGCAACACAAGTTACAAACCAAGAATGGTGGCATAATAAAATGCTCGAGTTAAAAACAAAAGTTGCTAACGATAGTATTAACTAA